Proteins from a single region of Pseudodesulfovibrio portus:
- a CDS encoding LutC/YkgG family protein gives MSSKETLCQKFKEKAELVSAFVTEIDSEDAALKYVIELCDKKEACQLLASGCEADLSDDAGALCDAKQTKVIAAPGLNKEIYKKLAAKAKKSGFDCIDSGMRDHLAGIDIGFTYAEYGIADTGTLMLDCPGEEMRLATMISEYHVCVLPKSKIRANTYAVEKMMLTRMKKTPDYLAFITGASRTADIERVLALGVHGPLELHILLLEDN, from the coding sequence ATGTCTTCCAAAGAAACACTGTGCCAAAAATTCAAGGAAAAGGCGGAGCTCGTCTCGGCCTTCGTAACCGAGATCGACAGCGAGGACGCGGCGCTCAAGTACGTCATCGAACTCTGCGACAAGAAAGAGGCGTGCCAGCTTCTGGCAAGCGGCTGCGAGGCCGACCTGTCGGATGACGCCGGAGCGCTGTGCGACGCCAAGCAGACCAAGGTCATCGCCGCCCCGGGCCTGAACAAGGAAATATACAAAAAGCTGGCGGCCAAAGCCAAGAAGTCCGGTTTCGACTGCATCGATTCCGGCATGCGCGACCATCTGGCCGGCATCGACATCGGGTTCACCTACGCCGAATACGGCATCGCCGACACCGGCACCCTGATGCTCGACTGTCCCGGCGAGGAGATGCGCCTGGCCACCATGATCAGCGAATACCACGTCTGCGTGCTGCCCAAGTCCAAGATCCGGGCCAACACCTACGCCGTGGAAAAAATGATGCTCACCCGCATGAAGAAGACGCCCGACTACCTGGCCTTCATCACCGGGGCCAGCCGGACCGCCGACATCGAGCGCGTCCTGGCGCTGGGCGTCCATGGCCCCCTGGAGCTTCACATCCTGCTGCTGGAGGACAACTAG
- the ldhH gene encoding L-lactate dehydrogenase (quinone) large subunit LdhH, with translation MQKANDLKEYREELRESLDNDFLRTTLDNFAVAYRAGRANAFKGMDVRGLIDDIAASKDEAGRNSEALFQEFKENAEAAGVHVHFAKDGDEANAIITRIAKDAGCRKIVKSKSMTAEETLLNHDLEDAGLEVTETDLGEWIIQLRHEGPSHMVMPAIHLSRFQVGDLFTKVTGSKQDAEIEKLVKVARRELRQKYVEADMGISGANFAVAETGGIGLVTNEGNARLVTTLPRVHVALMGIDKLVPKLHDALRILKALPRNATGQQITSYVTWITGANECLAAEDGKKEIHFVVLDNGRSELLKDPLFSQVNRCVRCGACANVCPVYRLVGGHKMGHIYIGAIGLILTYFFHGKDKAKNLVQNCINCEACKDVCAGGIDLPRLIKEIHARIQDEDGHPLPSFLLAKVLKNRKLFHTLLRAAKWGQKPMAEKDGFIRHLPMIFSKEHSFRALPTIAETPFRDWWKENRPEVKKPKYRVALFSGCVQDFVYPEQMQAAVDVFAANGVAMEFPMDQSCCGLPVQMMGETKASRDVAAQNLRAFEPNAYDYIITLCASCAAHLKHNYPKLVMDKPALKLKADAFAAKVMDYSTFVNDVLKVEKDAFRETGEKATYHAPCHLCRGLDVHDAPRRLIEKGGMAYVECAEEEVCCGFGGTFSMKFPELSAELLNKKLNNVEETGAQTLLTDCPGCIMQLRGGLKARGSKVKVKHVAEILSANRK, from the coding sequence ATGCAGAAAGCCAACGATCTGAAAGAATATCGCGAGGAACTGCGCGAGTCCCTGGACAACGACTTCCTCCGCACCACGCTGGACAACTTCGCCGTTGCCTACAGGGCAGGGCGCGCCAACGCCTTCAAGGGCATGGACGTGCGCGGCCTGATCGACGACATCGCCGCCTCCAAGGATGAGGCGGGCCGCAACTCCGAGGCCCTGTTCCAGGAGTTCAAGGAGAACGCCGAAGCAGCGGGCGTCCACGTCCACTTTGCCAAGGACGGCGACGAGGCCAACGCCATCATCACCCGAATCGCCAAGGACGCGGGCTGCAGGAAGATCGTCAAGTCCAAATCCATGACCGCCGAGGAAACCCTGCTCAACCACGACCTGGAGGACGCAGGGTTGGAGGTGACCGAGACCGACCTGGGCGAGTGGATCATCCAGCTTCGCCACGAGGGCCCGTCCCACATGGTCATGCCCGCCATCCACCTGTCCCGCTTCCAGGTGGGCGACCTGTTCACCAAGGTGACCGGCTCCAAGCAGGACGCCGAGATCGAAAAGCTGGTCAAGGTGGCCCGCCGCGAACTCCGGCAGAAATACGTTGAGGCGGACATGGGCATCTCCGGCGCCAACTTCGCCGTGGCCGAGACTGGCGGTATCGGCCTGGTCACCAACGAGGGCAACGCCCGGCTGGTGACCACCCTGCCCCGCGTGCACGTCGCCCTGATGGGCATCGACAAGCTCGTGCCCAAGCTGCACGACGCCCTGCGCATCCTGAAAGCCCTGCCGCGCAACGCAACCGGACAGCAGATCACCTCCTACGTGACCTGGATCACCGGCGCCAACGAGTGCCTGGCGGCAGAAGACGGCAAAAAGGAAATCCATTTCGTGGTCCTGGACAACGGCCGTTCCGAACTGCTCAAGGACCCGCTCTTCTCCCAGGTCAACCGGTGCGTGCGCTGCGGTGCCTGCGCCAACGTCTGCCCGGTCTACCGGCTGGTGGGCGGCCACAAGATGGGCCACATCTACATCGGGGCCATCGGCCTGATCCTGACCTACTTCTTCCACGGCAAGGACAAGGCCAAGAACCTGGTCCAGAACTGCATCAACTGCGAAGCGTGCAAGGACGTCTGCGCGGGCGGCATCGACCTGCCCAGGCTGATCAAGGAAATCCACGCCCGCATCCAGGACGAGGACGGCCACCCGCTGCCCTCCTTCCTGCTCGCCAAGGTGCTCAAGAACCGCAAGCTCTTCCACACCCTGCTGCGGGCCGCCAAATGGGGCCAGAAGCCCATGGCCGAGAAAGACGGATTCATCCGCCATCTGCCCATGATCTTCTCCAAGGAGCACAGCTTCCGCGCCCTGCCCACCATCGCCGAGACCCCGTTCCGCGACTGGTGGAAGGAGAACCGCCCCGAGGTCAAGAAGCCCAAGTACCGCGTGGCCCTGTTCTCGGGCTGCGTGCAGGACTTCGTCTACCCCGAGCAGATGCAGGCGGCCGTTGACGTGTTCGCCGCCAACGGCGTGGCCATGGAATTCCCCATGGACCAGTCCTGCTGCGGCCTGCCCGTGCAGATGATGGGCGAGACCAAGGCCTCCCGCGACGTGGCCGCGCAGAACCTGCGCGCCTTCGAGCCCAACGCCTACGACTACATCATCACCCTGTGCGCCTCCTGTGCCGCGCACCTCAAGCACAACTACCCCAAGCTGGTCATGGACAAGCCCGCGCTCAAGCTCAAGGCCGACGCCTTTGCGGCCAAGGTCATGGACTACTCCACCTTCGTCAACGACGTGCTCAAGGTGGAGAAGGACGCGTTCCGCGAGACCGGCGAAAAAGCCACCTACCACGCGCCCTGCCACCTGTGCCGGGGATTGGACGTGCACGATGCTCCCCGCCGACTCATCGAGAAGGGCGGCATGGCCTACGTGGAGTGCGCCGAGGAAGAGGTCTGCTGCGGATTCGGCGGCACCTTCTCCATGAAGTTCCCGGAACTCTCCGCCGAGCTGCTGAACAAGAAGCTGAACA